The Candidatus Liberimonas magnetica genome window below encodes:
- a CDS encoding ComF family protein, which translates to MPSLQQHIINLFFPVTCIQCGSDLAADDNLRVCSDCWRNIKQIGDIYCQKCGSYLPDGGALCYTCKKNPKYYFEYLRAYGMYDGVLRDLIHKFKYKNRDYLSRFLGKLLKDTIQKHKELIDVDYIIPVPMHWFKKLLRGYNQTELLALNISKYYGKAVLNNSLIRTKYTNSQIKLKKEERMGNIKGCFSVKYRETLKNKRVLLVDDVCTTGATINECSKALKKAGASKIYAVAVARD; encoded by the coding sequence ATGCCGTCTCTACAGCAACATATAATTAATTTATTTTTCCCGGTCACATGTATTCAATGCGGTTCGGATCTGGCAGCTGATGATAACCTGAGAGTCTGTTCGGATTGCTGGCGAAACATAAAACAAATAGGGGATATATATTGCCAAAAGTGCGGCTCCTATCTGCCCGATGGGGGGGCTTTGTGCTATACTTGCAAAAAAAACCCAAAATATTACTTTGAGTACCTGCGCGCTTACGGCATGTATGACGGTGTTTTAAGGGATTTAATACACAAGTTTAAATATAAGAACAGGGATTACCTTTCAAGGTTCCTAGGCAAACTTCTTAAAGACACGATACAAAAGCATAAAGAGCTCATAGATGTAGATTATATTATCCCAGTCCCGATGCACTGGTTTAAGAAATTATTAAGAGGTTATAATCAGACAGAACTTCTTGCATTGAATATCTCTAAGTATTATGGAAAGGCCGTATTAAATAATTCGCTTATAAGGACAAAATATACAAATTCACAGATAAAGCTGAAAAAAGAGGAAAGGATGGGAAACATAAAAGGCTGTTTTTCCGTTAAGTACAGAGAAACCCTTAAAAATAAAAGAGTTTTATTGGTTGATGATGTTTGCACGACGGGAGCCACAATAAATGAATGTTCTAAAGCCTTGAAAAAAGCAGGCGCAAGCAAAATTTATGCTGTAGCTGTAGCGCGGGATTAG